The Parvibaculum sp. DNA segment GACGCTGCTCGACGATGCCGCCGTCAATATCGACCAGTGGCTGGCGGAAGAAGTGCAGACCGCCTTTGCCGAACAGGAAGGCGCCGCCTTCGTCGCCGGCGACGGCGTGAAGAAGCCGCGCGGTTTCCTCGACTACGAGATGGTGGCGGATGCGAGTTGGGAGTGGGGCAAGCTCGGCTTCGTCGCGACGGGCGCGGCCGGCGCCTTCCCGGCGACCAATCCGTCCGACAAGCTGATCGATCTCATCTATGCGGTGAAGGCCGGCTACCGCGCCAATGGCCGCTTCGTGATGAACCGCGCCACGCAATCCGTGATCCGCAAGTTCAAGGATGTCGACGGCAATTATCTCTGGCAGCCGGCGCTGGCCGCCGGTCAGCCGCCGACGCTTCTGAACTATCCGGTGACGGAGGCCGAGGAGATGCCGTCGATCGGCGCCAATGCGCCGGCCATCGCCTTCGGCGACTTCAAGCGCGGCTACCTGATCGTCGACCGGCTCGGCGTGCGCGTGCTGCGCGATCCCTACAGCGCGAAGCCCTACGTGCTGTTCTACACCACCAAGCGCGTCGGCGGCGGGGTGCAGAACTTCGAGGCGATCAAGTTCCTGAAATTCGCGGAATAGGAGGAACGAGATGCGCGACATCCATAGCGGCATCGCCACCGTGCAGACCCTCGATCCCGCGCTGACGACCGCAACGCGCTACGGCGCGCCGGTCGACCGCAAGGGCTTCGAGGCGGTGGAGCATATCGTCTGCATCGGCGCGACCGACGAGGAGCTGTCGCCGGAACTCGCGATCGCCTGCGCGATCGAGGTTTCGGAAAACGGCGGCGACTGGCAGCCGGTGACGGCGCAATACGAGGTGCTGGGCGGCCCGCTCGGCGAGGACGGCATTTTTGCCGTCATCGACGATGTGGCGGGCGACCAGCGCGACTACCGGATCGGTTATGTGGGCCCGGCGCGCTATACGCGCGT contains these protein-coding regions:
- a CDS encoding phage major capsid protein, producing MREAMDELMSSFEAFKEANDERLSDIERKVAADPLTDEKLARIDRALDRQTKKVEDLALAAARPELGGERAGPAAAREHKRAFEHYVRKGEAHELRGLEAKALSTQPGPDGGYLVPVETERLIDRIVSEVSPIRAIAGVRQIGAASYKKPFTTGGPQTGWVGETEARPGTATPTLSEIEFPAMELYAMPAATSTLLDDAAVNIDQWLAEEVQTAFAEQEGAAFVAGDGVKKPRGFLDYEMVADASWEWGKLGFVATGAAGAFPATNPSDKLIDLIYAVKAGYRANGRFVMNRATQSVIRKFKDVDGNYLWQPALAAGQPPTLLNYPVTEAEEMPSIGANAPAIAFGDFKRGYLIVDRLGVRVLRDPYSAKPYVLFYTTKRVGGGVQNFEAIKFLKFAE